One segment of Primulina tabacum isolate GXHZ01 chromosome 14, ASM2559414v2, whole genome shotgun sequence DNA contains the following:
- the LOC142523972 gene encoding uncharacterized protein LOC142523972 produces MDTIHFENIHQEEEEETLSLRDLPLHGDDWEQDLSSQELTSFSSSENDFFEFFSQEYFNPSPPSGIQPENIIFCGKLFPYKQPYCDAKSSSESRKQEAHTKKDQDCGVSRWNFDSSNSNSERCIDHKNIDKTRAIPLSLAQKKDKGRHVSSPMHNSPKKVKECDLQVQKFPMMASSSSGKSKWYLFLFGIPRFSNSIELNGVNSRRIRRQNPPPAFRNISDDGDRGWRMGGLIGALSCGGHRQADTMVAASICRAALK; encoded by the coding sequence ATGGACACAATTCACTTTGAAAACATTCATCAAGAAGAGGAGGAGGAAACACTTTCTTTAAGGGATCTTCCATTGCATGGTGATGATTGGGAACAAGATTTGTCCTCGCAAGAATTAACATCCTTCTCCTCCTCCGAAAACGATTTTTTCGAGTTCTTTAGCCAAGAATACTTCAACCCTTCTCCACCATCCGGAATCCAGCCGGAGAACATCATCTTCTGTGGAAAACTTTTCCCTTACAAACAGCCATATTGCGATGCAAAAAGTTCATCCGAAAGCAGGAAACAAGAAGCCCATACCAAGAAAGATCAAGATTGTGGAGTTTCAAGGTGGAATTTTGATTCCAGCAATAGTAATTCTGAAAGATGCATCGACCACAAGAATATTGATAAAACGAGAGCAATTCCATTAAGCCTAGCGCAGAAGAAAGACAAAGGTCGCCATGTTTCTAGCCCAATGCATAATTCACCAAAGAAAGTTAAAGAGTGCGATTTACAGGTGCAGAAATTTCCTATGATGGCTTCTTCGTCTTCCGGGAAATCTAAATGGTACTTGTTCTtattcggtataccgagattTTCGAATTCCATTGAACTAAATGGTGTAAACAGTAGGCGGATTCGCCGGCAGAACCCACCACCGGCGTTTAGAAATATCAGCGACGACGGAGATAGAGGATGGCGGATGGGGGGGCTAATCGGAGCCCTGAGCTGCGGCGGCCACCGCCAGGCAGACACTATGGTGGCAGCTTCTATCTGCCGAGCTGCACTCAAGTGA